In Streptomyces sp. NBC_00341, the DNA window CGTCATCACATATAGGTGAACGATAAACCATTGGCTCGCGTTCCCGGGAATCCGCACCCCCGACTGTGATCCGAAGCACGGAAACACGGGACCGGACACCGTGAGCCGCTCGGCGGTCAGCGCTCCTCACGGAAGAGGACGTGCTGCCCGGCGGCCGGGTCGTACTTGCGCAGCACCAGCCGGTCGGGGTTGTTGCGGCGGCTCTTGCGCGTCACATAGCGCTGCCCCGTGCCTGCGGTCGAACGGAGCGTGACGACGGGACGGGCTTCACTTCGGGCCATGGGAACCTCCGTACTGGCGGACCGGACCCACCCTTGATGGGAACGGGATTCGTTTTCGTTCTGCCGGTGCAACGCGGTAGCGGGCGGCCGCATTCCCGCCCGGACCGGGCCCGGATTCCGCAGCGGGCGGGCGCAGGTCCGGCACTCGTCCACGACGGGTCCGGCACTCTTCCACGACGCCGTCACGCGAGGCCGTCACGCTCGTTGACCGCAGTACCCGGCACAGCGATCGACCGCCCGAGGAACGTGACCCATGCACCCGAAGAGCCTCCCCTCCCCCGTCGCGACCACCGCGATGGCCCCGCCCGCGCACTGACGGCGACGGGCCCGCCTCCACGGGGACCGCGCCCGCATATGCCCCGACGCGTCACGCCCGCACCGCACGGGTCCGGCACGAAAGGGCGCGCAGGGGGCCTTCGCGCGCCGGATCACTCGCCTCAACAGCCCTTGAAAGAAAGGCTGTTCGAATGATCACCGCGCCGCTCCGCCGCTGACATATGCCAGAAGCAAGAACGCGTCGAGTGTCGCCAAACCGCTTACGGGCCCAAGCCGGCTGTGCGACAGTCGTATTCGGTCCACCCTCAGACCTGGTTGTACCGCGCCTGTATCGGAGTACGTCATGCCGTCCCATCTGTCCGCGGACCGCCCCGCCCCCCAGCCGCCCGAGCGCCATGCCGTCGACGCGTTGATCAACCGGACGCGCCGGCTGCGCGGCGACGTGGACGCGGTGCGGCGCGACGCCGTGGCTGTCGACGAGGACGACCCGCAGCTGCGCTGGCAGCGCGCGCTCTGCGATCTGGCGGTCCATCACCTGGACGATCTCGGCGCGCACCTGGGACAGCTCAGGGAGGGTCTGCCGCCGGAGGCCGCGGAACAGCTCGCGGCCGAATTGTCGCTGGGCACGGGTCCGGTACCCCTCAGCGAGGAGCGGGCGGGTTCGCTGATCGGCCGGGTGGGCAGCGCCGAGTGGGATCTGCTGACGGACGAGGTCAGCTGGTCCGAGGAGCTGCTCCAGATCTTCGGCCGGACCGCGGAGGCCGGACCGCTCTCCCTGGACGATCTGCCCACCGTGCTGTTCCCCGAGGACCAGCCCTTGCTCACCGCTCTGGTGACGGACTGCCTGGTCGACGGAAAGCCGATAGACGGGGAGTTCCGGATCCACCGCCCCGACGGGGAGACCCGGACGCTGCACATGATGGGCGAGCCCGTCCTCGACACGGACGGCTGCACCGCTTCCATGTGGGCGGTCCTGCGCGACGTCAGCGAGCTGCGGCGCAGCCAGCAGACGGTGCGCCTCACCCAAGACACGCTCCGCCGCCAGCAGCACATCGACCGG includes these proteins:
- the rpmG gene encoding 50S ribosomal protein L33, with the translated sequence MARSEARPVVTLRSTAGTGQRYVTRKSRRNNPDRLVLRKYDPAAGQHVLFREER